The DNA segment gagacagagacaaagagagggagagagagagggagagagggggggggagagagagagagggagagagagagagagtgggggagacagagagacagagagagatggagagagagggggaaataGGGAGAaagaggatgagagagagagagggagagaaaggaggagagagagggggagagacgggggagagagagacagagagagatggagagagagagggagataagagagggagatagagagggagaaagagggcgagagagacagagaggaagagagagacagagagagagggagagagacagagagagagaaagagagaaagagagagacagaggggggAAAGGGGGGGAAAGGGGGGGAAagggggggagagagacagagagagatggagacagagagggagagagaggcagggagagagagagacagagaggaagagacagacagagagagatagagagagagagagacagagagagggagagagagacacagaaggagagagagagggagggagagagagacagagagagatggagagagagagagggagagagagggaaatagagagggagggagagagaggggagagagatggAGCAGGGGACAGACAGAAACACAGGAAACCTAATTCTAGGACCAAAGGaagtttttcataatttcttcatAGTAAAACAACTTAATAATAACCTAAgttcaataaaaataagaatttaaaataaggtAATAAAATGAAGTGATATGAAGAGAGAGATTGCAGATCTAAGGAAACAAATTGAAGACCAAAATAACACCATTAAGGTCCTAATAAAGAACCTAAAAGCGCTGAGACATATAATAGCACCattaaaaatcaatgttttaaGAATTATGTATACtacttttatttgtaaaacaacccttttattattatagaaGTAATAGATACGCATTttagaatattagaaaatataagcaaaatgagaaaacacttgcggtcaggagtttgagaccagcatggtcaacataatgaaaccctgtctctactaaaaatacatggcgggccgggcactgtggctcacgcccgttgtcccagcactttgggaggccgaggtgggcggatcacctgaggttgggagtttgagaccagcctgaccaacatggcgaaacccatctctgctaaagaaataaataaataaatataaaaattagctgggtttggtagcgtgcatctgtaatcccagctactagggaggctcaggcaggagaatcacttgaacctgggaggtggaggttgccgtgagccgagatcgcgccattgcactccagcctgcggggcaagagtgaaactctgtctcaaaaaaaaaaaatacaaaataaaaatacatggtggcacaggcccgtagtcccagctactccggaagttgaggcaagagactcgcttgaacccgggaggtggaggctgcggtgagccgagattatgccgctgcactccagcctgggagacagagtaagactccgacaaaaaaataaaaatgaaaattccacGTTTCCACAGTGCAGGTCCTTCAGCCCCTTCCTTGTGCGAACACTCACACAGCCCACACCCGCGTGGACACCCGGCACACACCCCTCACCGCTGCCTGCCTAGATCGGTGCGCGGTCCCCTCCATTCCGTTTCACACTGTTTTGACTCAGCGAATACTCAGGCCTGAACTGACCTAAAAACTGTCCCGGGCAGCAGGTCTGTGGAAAGCAGAACCCACCAAGCGCCACCCGTGGCCCTGGGCTGTCGTGCCACCAAGCAGAGTCCGGCCTGCTGAGGGGACACCGGACGCTGGTTCTGCAGGCGCCTCGGTGGCTGGACGGTCGCGTTGCTCTGCCCGGTGTTCTCAGCTCCACCTCTGCCGCTATCTGGACGCTGCAGGTCACTCTAAAGGCTGAAATCACCAGAAGTCTGGCGTGTCCGCTCTCCACAGGCCGCGCTGTGTCTGTCGAGTTCCTCACAACAACGATGTCAGGCCGCACCAGTGTGAGCCACGGCGAGGTCAGCCCGGGGAGGGAGCGAGCACGGCGGGGTCAGCCCGGGGAGGGAGCGAGCACGGCGAGGTCAGCCCGGGGAGGGAGCGAGGACGGCGGGGTCAGCCCGGGGAGGGAGCGAGCACGGCGGGGTCAGCCCGGGCAGGGAGCGAGCACGGCGGGGTCAGCCCGGGCAGGGAGCGAGCACACGCTGCCTCCTCCATTTCCAGCCGCCTCACCACGCCCGTGTCCAGAAGGTCATCTTCACGGGGTTGCACTGGCGCCCTGTGGACGTGGCCCCTTGTCTGCCGTTCCCGGAATTGTTTTAATGCCAGTTG comes from the Macaca mulatta isolate MMU2019108-1 chromosome 11, T2T-MMU8v2.0, whole genome shotgun sequence genome and includes:
- the LOC106992517 gene encoding uncharacterized protein LOC106992517, which encodes MAPGKDYQLALKQFRERQTRGHVHRAPVQPREDDLLDTGVVRRLEMEEAACARSLPGLTPPCSLPARADPASDLQRPDSGRGGAENTGQSNATVQPPRRLQNQRPVSCVSVCPLLHLSPLSLPPSLFPSLSLSLSPSLSVSLSLPLSLLLCLSLPLSVSLSLYLSLSVSSSLSLSLPASLSLSVSISLCLSPPLSPPFPPFPPSVSLFLSFSLSVSLPLSLSLSSSLSLSPSFSLSISLSYLPLSLHLSLSLSPPSLPLSLLLSLPLSLSSSFSLFPPLSPSLSVSLSPPLSLSLPLSLSPPLSPSLSPSLCLCLSLSPPALSVSLSLCVSPPLPVSVFLSPTLSLPPSLSVSLSLYLSLPLSVFLSLSLSFSPSLFLSPSLSVSLSLSVCLSLPLCLSLSVSPSLSLSVPPHSPCSVQVTLTLTSGV